The following is a genomic window from Methanolinea sp..
AGTACCAGCACGTGGGCTTAGGCTCCACGAGCACCGTGATGATTGCGCTTGCCCACGCGCTCAACCGCGCTGTCGGCTCGCCCTTCTCGCCTGACCAGCTCCGGAAGATGGTCGGGTACAACTACGTCGAGGAGACCGTCGAGGGGAACGTCGCGTTCGGGTTCGAGACGGGTGTCGGGCCGGCAGTCTCCACCCACGGCGGGATGGCGATCATGGGCGACGACCTCACCCTGGTCTACCACCACCCGTTCGCGGAAGGGATGAAAGTCTACGTCGTGATTCCCCCGAGCGACACGTCCTCGGCGGGCACGAAGGAGTTCGACCTCCTCATGAACAGGGCGCGGACCCTCGACTACCGGGACAGGGAGCTCAAGGCCTACCTCATCATGATGGATTTCATCCCCGCCCTCGAGAGGGGGGATCTCCGGAGGATGGGCGAGATCATATGGGAATTCGATTTCCGCGGGTCCAAGAGGGCGGAAGTGGAACACCACAGCTTCGAGATCTACCACTACATGCACAGGCTCCGGGCAGCGGGCCTCGAGTTCGTGGGGATGAGCTCGGTCGGCCCCTCGATCGCGATCGTCACGGGGAGACCGGAGCGGGAAGTGGAGGAGATCGTCGGGGACCTCGGTCTCTCCATCGCCGTGAGGACGGCCGTGGACAACAGGGGCCTCGAGATCACGGTGCAGGAGGAGTGAAAACCGGGCGTCCCTTCCCTGCCGCGGGGAAAAGGGGAACTTCGGAATGTTTTTTCCCGCGCGGGGTCATACAGGTATGACTGGAATCCCGGAGGGAATCCCCCGCGGGAATGGTGCGTTCCCCATGCACGAATTCGGCATTGCCTACGACATCTACGCGACGGCCCGGAGGGCAGCCCTCGAGCGGGATGCAAGGGACGTCCGGACGGTCCACGTGGAGTTCGGGGAGCTCGCGATGGTCAACCCCGAGCAGGTATCGTTCCTCTACAACACCCTCGTCGAGGATGACCCCCTCATGAAATCTTCCCGGCTCACGTGGTCGGTCGTCCCTGCCGTGACCCGGTGCGGCTGCGGGTACGAGGGGACTGAGCGGTTCGTCTGTCCCCGCTGCGGGAAGTTCCCCGAGCTCGTGAAGGGGCGGGAGGTCGTCGTGACCCACATGGAGATAGAGGTGGACGAGGAATGAAGGTCACGCTCATGCACGGCGCGGGGGGAGAGGTCATGGGCGAACTCCTCGCGGTACTGACGCGGTTCGAGCACCGGAACGCGGGGGGCATCGGGCTCGAGGCGCTCGACGACGGTGCGGTCATTCCCCTCGGGGGGCAGAACGTGGTCTTCACCACGGACTCGCACGTCGTCCGCCCCGTGTTCTTCCCCGGCGGCGATATCGGGAGGCTCGCGGTCTGCGGGACGGTAAACGACCTCGCGGTGATGGGAGCTAGACCAGTCGCCCTCTCCTGCAGCATGGTCATCGAGGAAGGGTTCGACTCCGCGGACCTCGAGAGGATCGTGAGGTCGATGGACGAGGCCCTCGGGGAATGCGGGGCGAGCATCGTGACCGGGGACACGAAGGTCCTCGAGAAGGGTGCCCTCGACGGGATCGTCGTGAACACGGCGGGGATAGGGATCGCGGAGCGGGTTGTCAGGGACTGCACCCTGCGCCCGGGCGACGCGATCATCGTGAGCGGGACCCTCGGCGACCACGGGATGACGATAATGGCGGAGCGCGCCGGGCTCGCGCTCGGGTCGCAGCTGTCGTCGGACGTCGCGCCGATCTGGGGGGTCGTGGAGAAGGCTCTTGCGGCAGGCGACATCCACGCGATGAAGGATCCCACGAGGGGCGGGTTTGCGAGCGCCATCAATGAGATGGCGCGCAAGAGCGGCGTAGGGGTCATTGTCAGGGAGGAGGACATCCCCGTGAAGAGGAGCGTGCGGAGCCTCTCGGAGCTGCTCGGGATAGACCCGCTCGAGGTCGCAAACGAGGGGAAGGTGGTGATGGGGGTCGCCGCGGGAGACGCGGAGGCCGTCCTCGACGCGATAAAGTCCCACCCGTACGGCAGGGACGCCGCTATCGTCGGGGAGGTCGTCGAGGGATCGGGGGTCATTCTCCGCACGGGGGTCGGCGGGGAACGCTTCATCGAGCCCCCGATGGGGGATCCCGTCCCCCGCGTCTGCTAGGTCTGCTAAGGTACCGGGAACCCCGTCTTCTCGAGGAGGTAGTGTCGCAGGAGCGAGAGCGCTTCCTCCTCCCTCGGGCCGCCACACTTGTGCACGATTCCCGCGTGGTGCACGATGAGCCGCGCGATCTCCTCGTCTTTCTGCCGGACGTAGCGCGTCGCATGGATCGTCGCCTCGATGACGCTCGAAAAACCCCTGTTCACGGGGTGGACGCGGGGCGTGACGACCTCCTCCCTCATGGGCTCGAGGACGGCGACGAGCGCGTCGGCCGTCTCCCTCGCCTCGGAAACGCGGAACGCGACCCAAGCCTCCGCCGCGCGGAGTCTCTGGACGACCGTGTCTCCCGCCTTCTCCTCGCAGAGTTCCCCGGGTTGCGGGTCCGAGAACGCCGTCCGGACGTAAAGGACAGGGTCGTGGACGATGTTCGCGACGATCCACCGGTGCCGGCCCAGGTTGTCGTGGGTATGGCTCCCGCGGTACACGACCATCGAGTACCTGCCGCCGCGCAGGATGATCCCCATCGGCGCGGCATTGT
Proteins encoded in this region:
- a CDS encoding GHMP kinase, which translates into the protein MTIMKIRGGDLDLVEYEFVTFRPGEIVKTAGIACEKPPVPFPGTVTAKAPARIHLTVLDMNRFSPSRPGGGGVGFAIQLYCTVTVSCTGGEVNIDYSRPALIRHFIEVFRKVSGYSGGFTVVARDHQYQHVGLGSTSTVMIALAHALNRAVGSPFSPDQLRKMVGYNYVEETVEGNVAFGFETGVGPAVSTHGGMAIMGDDLTLVYHHPFAEGMKVYVVIPPSDTSSAGTKEFDLLMNRARTLDYRDRELKAYLIMMDFIPALERGDLRRMGEIIWEFDFRGSKRAEVEHHSFEIYHYMHRLRAAGLEFVGMSSVGPSIAIVTGRPEREVEEIVGDLGLSIAVRTAVDNRGLEITVQEE
- a CDS encoding hydrogenase maturation nickel metallochaperone HypA, whose product is MHEFGIAYDIYATARRAALERDARDVRTVHVEFGELAMVNPEQVSFLYNTLVEDDPLMKSSRLTWSVVPAVTRCGCGYEGTERFVCPRCGKFPELVKGREVVVTHMEIEVDEE
- the hypE gene encoding hydrogenase expression/formation protein HypE, producing the protein MKVTLMHGAGGEVMGELLAVLTRFEHRNAGGIGLEALDDGAVIPLGGQNVVFTTDSHVVRPVFFPGGDIGRLAVCGTVNDLAVMGARPVALSCSMVIEEGFDSADLERIVRSMDEALGECGASIVTGDTKVLEKGALDGIVVNTAGIGIAERVVRDCTLRPGDAIIVSGTLGDHGMTIMAERAGLALGSQLSSDVAPIWGVVEKALAAGDIHAMKDPTRGGFASAINEMARKSGVGVIVREEDIPVKRSVRSLSELLGIDPLEVANEGKVVMGVAAGDAEAVLDAIKSHPYGRDAAIVGEVVEGSGVILRTGVGGERFIEPPMGDPVPRVC
- a CDS encoding DUF447 family protein, which gives rise to MGLLGEGINEVIATTRDNAAPMGIILRGGRYSMVVYRGSHTHDNLGRHRWIVANIVHDPVLYVRTAFSDPQPGELCEEKAGDTVVQRLRAAEAWVAFRVSEARETADALVAVLEPMREEVVTPRVHPVNRGFSSVIEATIHATRYVRQKDEEIARLIVHHAGIVHKCGGPREEEALSLLRHYLLEKTGFPVP